A DNA window from Streptomyces sp. 71268 contains the following coding sequences:
- a CDS encoding biotin carboxylase N-terminal domain-containing protein, with protein sequence MRKVLIANRGEIAVRVARACRDAGIGSVAVYADPDRDALHVRVADEAYALGGDTPATSYLDMGKVLAAAAESGADAVHPGYGFLSENADFAQAVLDAGLTWIGPPPQAIRDLGDKVAARHIAQRAGAPLVAGTPDPVSGAEEVVAFAREHGLPIAIKAAFGGGGRGLKVARSLEEVAELYDSAVREAVAAFGRGECFVERYLDRPRHVETQCLADQHGNVVVVSTRDCSLQRRHQKLVEEAPAPFLSPEQNAELYRASKAILREAGYVGAGTCEFLVGQDGTISFLEVNTRLQVEHPVTEEVTGLDLVREMFRIADGEELGYDDPPVRGHSFEFRINGEDPGRGFLPAPGTVTRFAGPSGPGVRLDAGVESGSVIGPAWDSLLAKLIVTGATRRQALERAARALEEFEVEGMATALPFHRAVVADPAFAPERSGSTEAFTVHTRWIETEFVNDIKPFTPGESAGEDGEGEGVGRETVVVEVGGKRLEVSLPASLGFAPTAANGNGAAGGAGKTKRKKTRSAGSAATGDALASPMQGTIVKAAVEEGQRVEEGDLIVVLEAMKMEQPLNAHRAGVIHGLEAAVGASVSAGAVICQIKDEKLATV encoded by the coding sequence ATGCGCAAGGTGCTCATCGCCAACCGTGGCGAAATCGCTGTCCGTGTTGCCCGTGCTTGTCGGGATGCCGGGATCGGGAGTGTGGCGGTGTACGCGGACCCGGATCGGGACGCGTTGCATGTGCGGGTTGCTGATGAGGCGTACGCGTTGGGTGGTGACACTCCGGCCACCAGTTACCTGGACATGGGCAAGGTGTTGGCCGCGGCGGCCGAGTCCGGCGCGGACGCGGTCCACCCCGGTTATGGCTTCCTGTCGGAGAACGCGGACTTCGCCCAGGCCGTACTGGACGCGGGATTGACCTGGATCGGCCCGCCCCCGCAGGCCATCCGGGACCTGGGGGACAAGGTCGCGGCCCGCCACATCGCCCAACGCGCCGGCGCTCCCCTGGTGGCTGGTACCCCCGACCCGGTCTCCGGTGCGGAGGAGGTCGTGGCCTTCGCCCGCGAACACGGCCTCCCGATCGCGATCAAGGCGGCTTTTGGTGGCGGCGGACGGGGCTTGAAGGTGGCCCGCTCGCTGGAGGAGGTCGCCGAACTCTACGACTCGGCCGTGCGTGAGGCGGTGGCCGCTTTCGGGCGGGGTGAGTGCTTCGTGGAGCGCTACCTGGATCGGCCGCGGCATGTGGAGACCCAGTGTCTGGCCGACCAGCACGGCAACGTGGTCGTGGTCTCCACCCGCGACTGCTCCCTCCAGCGCCGGCACCAGAAGCTCGTCGAGGAAGCCCCGGCACCGTTCCTGTCTCCGGAGCAGAACGCGGAGTTGTACCGGGCGTCGAAGGCGATCTTGCGTGAGGCCGGGTACGTGGGCGCGGGCACGTGTGAGTTCCTGGTCGGTCAGGACGGCACGATCTCCTTCCTCGAGGTCAACACCCGTCTTCAGGTGGAGCACCCGGTGACCGAGGAGGTCACCGGTCTCGACCTGGTCCGGGAGATGTTCCGGATCGCCGATGGCGAGGAGTTGGGGTATGACGACCCGCCGGTGCGGGGTCATTCCTTTGAGTTCCGGATCAATGGTGAGGACCCGGGGCGTGGGTTCTTGCCGGCGCCGGGGACGGTGACGCGGTTCGCGGGGCCCTCGGGGCCTGGGGTGCGGTTGGACGCGGGCGTGGAGTCGGGGTCGGTGATCGGTCCGGCCTGGGACTCGTTGTTGGCGAAGTTGATCGTCACGGGTGCCACGCGGCGGCAGGCGTTGGAGCGGGCCGCGCGGGCGTTGGAGGAGTTCGAGGTCGAGGGGATGGCGACCGCGCTGCCCTTCCACCGCGCGGTGGTCGCCGACCCCGCGTTCGCCCCCGAGCGCTCGGGCTCGACCGAGGCGTTCACGGTGCATACGCGGTGGATCGAGACGGAGTTCGTCAACGACATCAAGCCCTTCACCCCCGGCGAGAGCGCCGGTGAGGACGGTGAGGGCGAGGGCGTCGGTCGTGAGACCGTGGTCGTCGAGGTCGGTGGCAAGCGCCTTGAGGTCTCCCTCCCCGCCTCACTCGGCTTCGCCCCAACAGCCGCCAACGGCAACGGCGCTGCGGGCGGCGCGGGCAAGACCAAGCGGAAGAAGACCAGGAGCGCGGGCAGCGCGGCCACCGGTGACGCGCTGGCCTCCCCGATGCAGGGCACCATCGTCAAGGCGGCGGTCGAGGAGGGCCAGCGGGTGGAGGAGGGCGACCTCATCGTGGTCCTGGAGGCCATGAAGATGGAGCAGCCGCTCAACGCCCACCGCGCCGGCGTCATCCACGGCCTGGAGGCCGCCGTCGGCGCCTCCGTGTCGGCCGGCGCCGTCATCTGCCAGATCAAGGACGAGAAGCTCGCCACCGTGTGA
- a CDS encoding DUF2867 domain-containing protein, whose product MARGPVVRKSAEAVSPSGEKSLGGVDHVDTVAVDVAPGTTPAEFAKAMMSSPPKWVIALMSLRDKIVKPFGLRGGAVQEPGEVVPGAKLGPMRVIDVSADEVVAGKDDKHLSYRVIFVVRDGAHGTEGACSTVVRYNQPSGKRYFTVIRPFHNTIMSSFARRGGATLA is encoded by the coding sequence GTGGCGCGAGGACCTGTCGTCCGCAAGTCCGCCGAGGCCGTGAGCCCGAGCGGGGAGAAGAGCCTGGGCGGTGTCGATCACGTGGACACGGTGGCGGTGGACGTCGCCCCCGGCACCACCCCGGCCGAGTTCGCCAAGGCCATGATGAGCTCGCCACCGAAGTGGGTCATCGCCCTGATGTCCCTGCGCGACAAGATCGTCAAGCCGTTCGGCCTGCGCGGCGGCGCCGTACAGGAGCCCGGCGAGGTCGTCCCCGGCGCCAAGCTCGGCCCCATGCGGGTCATCGACGTCTCGGCCGACGAGGTGGTGGCGGGCAAGGACGACAAGCACCTCAGCTACCGGGTGATCTTCGTCGTACGGGACGGGGCGCACGGCACCGAGGGCGCGTGCAGCACCGTCGTCCGCTACAACCAGCCCTCGGGCAAGCGGTACTTCACCGTCATCCGCCCGTTCCACAACACGATCATGTCCAGCTTCGCCCGGCGCGGCGGCGCCACCCTGGCCTGA
- a CDS encoding alpha/beta hydrolase: MRHDRVTANGIDFSYAEEGDGPLALLLHGMVETPHVYRHLIPVLADAGYRAVAPSMRGFAPTQIPPDGSMRLADLVADANGLHEALGGDANAVIIGSDWGAYTTWGATAQAPGRWSKAVVATIPPVRFLKPLDPAMIHKLGHFFFFQMTVAEQIVPQENFAYLDWLWDYWSGSLPGVDLARDIEAGKDAVRDPARLRLALELYRQNFPAQTYGTDRWEGGELLAALPTQPTLYLHGSEDPSTDRETLARIVAALPAGSDGVMLEGVGHFPFIENPAEVNRRVRAFLTG; the protein is encoded by the coding sequence GTGCGCCACGACCGCGTCACCGCCAACGGCATCGACTTCTCCTACGCGGAGGAGGGCGACGGCCCGTTGGCGCTCCTGCTCCACGGCATGGTGGAGACGCCCCATGTGTACCGACACCTGATACCGGTCCTCGCCGACGCGGGGTACCGGGCCGTCGCACCGTCCATGCGAGGATTCGCCCCCACCCAGATCCCGCCGGACGGCAGCATGAGGCTGGCCGACCTCGTCGCCGACGCCAACGGCTTACACGAGGCGCTCGGCGGCGACGCGAACGCGGTGATCATCGGTAGCGACTGGGGGGCCTACACCACGTGGGGCGCCACGGCCCAGGCGCCCGGCCGGTGGTCGAAGGCCGTGGTGGCGACCATCCCGCCGGTGCGCTTCCTCAAGCCGCTGGATCCGGCCATGATTCACAAGCTCGGTCACTTCTTCTTCTTCCAGATGACCGTGGCCGAACAGATCGTCCCGCAGGAGAACTTCGCCTACCTGGACTGGCTCTGGGACTACTGGAGCGGCTCACTTCCGGGCGTCGACCTCGCTCGCGACATCGAGGCGGGCAAGGACGCGGTGCGCGATCCGGCGCGCCTGCGGCTGGCGCTTGAGCTGTACCGGCAGAACTTCCCCGCACAGACGTACGGCACCGACCGGTGGGAAGGGGGAGAGTTGCTGGCCGCACTGCCCACCCAGCCGACGCTGTACCTGCACGGCAGCGAGGACCCCAGCACCGACCGGGAGACGCTCGCGAGGATCGTGGCCGCGCTGCCCGCCGGGTCGGACGGGGTGATGCTGGAGGGGGTCGGCCACTTCCCGTTCATCGAGAACCCGGCCGAGGTGAACCGGCGCGTCCGCGCGTTCCTCACGGGCTGA
- a CDS encoding TetR/AcrR family transcriptional regulator — MVATLGTRARILDVTSRLMMRQGYEGTAIKQIATEARVALSSVYHFFPGGKQELATAAVRHADEHFAQMLRDALATKDDPADAVVALAWVVAEYLRDSGWQDGCPITATALETLGRIPDIQQAVEEAFERWRGLVAEKFQHAGIAEQDARDLAHTVISTLEGAELAAQVSRSAEPMAIAGRHLSRLVNTYR; from the coding sequence ATGGTCGCGACACTGGGCACCCGGGCGCGGATACTCGACGTCACCTCGCGGCTGATGATGCGCCAGGGGTACGAGGGCACCGCCATCAAGCAGATCGCCACCGAGGCGCGGGTCGCCCTCAGCTCGGTCTACCACTTCTTCCCCGGCGGCAAGCAGGAGTTGGCGACGGCGGCGGTGCGCCACGCCGACGAGCACTTCGCCCAGATGCTGCGCGACGCCCTGGCCACCAAGGACGACCCGGCCGATGCGGTGGTCGCGCTGGCCTGGGTCGTGGCGGAGTACCTGCGCGACTCGGGCTGGCAGGACGGCTGCCCGATCACGGCCACCGCCCTGGAGACGCTGGGCCGGATACCCGACATCCAGCAGGCCGTCGAGGAGGCGTTCGAGCGCTGGCGCGGCCTGGTCGCCGAGAAGTTCCAGCACGCCGGCATCGCCGAGCAGGACGCCCGGGACCTCGCCCACACCGTGATCAGCACCCTGGAGGGGGCCGAACTCGCCGCGCAGGTCTCCCGTAGCGCGGAGCCCATGGCCATCGCCGGGCGCCATCTGTCCCGACTGGTCAACACGTACCGCTAG
- a CDS encoding aminotransferase class III-fold pyridoxal phosphate-dependent enzyme, producing MIHPHLPGDSAERVVMVEGAGCRLRDAHGREYLDATGGLMLAHVGHGRRELIEAAAGQMSQLAYYSSFHEFTNAPSIHLAERLVELAPAPMERVYFTSGGAEAVDAALRMARLYHHRRGEPERTWVLARNFGYHGITYGGAAATGFPMFHQGFGPMMPNVRHLTPPMPFHPELYGGEDPTEFCLRELREMIEEIGAERIAVMIGEPILGVAGVVEPPADYWPRVRELLTAHGILLVLDEVITSFGRIGRWFAAEALGVAPDLIVTAKGLTSGYVPLGALLVADRVADVVTRDEGFVGGYTYSGHPTACAVALENLAIVERENLLAAATDVGDHLGARLRRLEELPIVGQVRQVGMMIGVELTRDPDTGEPMSAEWVPPLVRERAGVIVRNNPNTVLISPPLVMSHDEADRVAAAVADVLTERATRSTRQKAVPAAPAPSVLDAAWSRPPAMSDVLAAAMEWHFNPKTGSRFWLERAKSLDFDPRTDIRTEADLALFPNIVDELRDVRIADLVPRGYGDERVPVDVYESGGTTGSPKRVAWLPDHHEKLCAWHSEVLDDRGVPRDVNWLTIGPSGPHIFGPISRTMAHRRGGVPFSVDLDPRWAKKCVAQGRSEETRRYLEHVLDQVEWILRSQDVGVVFTTPPLLEALADHEEMADLINRKVRTLIWGGASMSVDTRGLLRDEVFPDAQLLGFYGSTMVGGGMYERAGLAADAPSTFDPPYPFISMRVVDPDTGEPVPYGERGQVVMNHVSRAMLIPNNLERDTALRLPGAPGFGGDAVADIRPVPTFAGTAVVEGVY from the coding sequence TTGATCCACCCCCATCTGCCCGGCGATTCAGCGGAACGCGTCGTCATGGTCGAGGGCGCCGGCTGTCGGTTACGCGACGCGCACGGCAGGGAATACCTGGACGCCACCGGCGGGCTCATGCTCGCGCACGTCGGTCACGGCCGCCGCGAACTCATCGAGGCCGCGGCCGGGCAGATGTCCCAACTCGCCTACTACAGCAGCTTCCACGAGTTCACCAACGCGCCCTCCATCCACCTGGCGGAGCGGCTCGTCGAGCTGGCGCCCGCGCCGATGGAGCGGGTGTACTTCACCAGCGGCGGCGCCGAGGCGGTCGACGCCGCCCTGCGCATGGCCCGGCTCTACCACCACCGGCGCGGCGAACCGGAGCGCACCTGGGTCCTCGCCCGTAACTTCGGCTACCACGGCATCACGTACGGCGGCGCGGCGGCGACCGGATTCCCCATGTTCCACCAGGGATTCGGCCCCATGATGCCGAACGTGCGGCACCTGACGCCGCCGATGCCCTTCCACCCCGAGCTGTACGGGGGCGAGGACCCCACCGAGTTCTGCCTGCGCGAACTGCGCGAGATGATCGAGGAGATCGGCGCCGAACGGATCGCCGTCATGATCGGCGAGCCGATCCTCGGCGTGGCCGGCGTGGTCGAACCGCCCGCCGACTACTGGCCACGGGTGCGCGAACTCCTGACCGCGCACGGGATTCTCCTGGTCCTGGACGAGGTCATCACGTCGTTCGGCAGGATCGGACGGTGGTTCGCCGCCGAAGCGCTGGGCGTCGCGCCCGACCTCATCGTCACGGCCAAGGGCCTGACCTCGGGCTACGTCCCGCTCGGCGCGCTGCTGGTGGCCGACCGGGTGGCCGACGTCGTCACCCGCGACGAGGGGTTCGTCGGCGGCTACACCTACAGCGGCCACCCCACCGCCTGCGCGGTGGCGCTGGAGAACCTGGCCATCGTGGAGCGGGAGAACCTGCTCGCGGCCGCCACCGACGTGGGCGACCACCTCGGCGCCCGACTGCGCCGGCTGGAGGAGCTGCCCATCGTCGGCCAGGTCCGGCAGGTCGGGATGATGATCGGCGTCGAGCTGACCCGGGACCCCGACACCGGGGAGCCGATGTCGGCCGAGTGGGTGCCGCCGCTGGTGCGCGAGCGCGCCGGGGTCATCGTGCGCAACAACCCGAACACCGTGCTGATCAGCCCGCCCCTGGTGATGAGCCACGACGAGGCGGACCGGGTGGCGGCGGCGGTGGCCGACGTGCTCACCGAGCGGGCCACCCGGTCCACCCGCCAAAAGGCCGTACCGGCGGCGCCGGCCCCCTCGGTGCTCGACGCGGCCTGGTCGCGGCCGCCGGCCATGTCGGACGTGCTCGCCGCCGCCATGGAATGGCACTTCAACCCGAAAACCGGTTCCCGTTTCTGGCTGGAGCGGGCCAAAAGCCTGGACTTCGACCCGCGCACGGACATTCGCACCGAGGCCGATCTCGCGCTTTTCCCGAACATCGTGGACGAGTTACGGGACGTCCGCATAGCGGATCTCGTGCCACGCGGATACGGGGACGAACGTGTTCCGGTGGACGTGTACGAGAGCGGCGGCACGACCGGCTCGCCCAAGCGCGTCGCCTGGCTTCCCGACCACCACGAGAAGCTGTGCGCCTGGCACAGCGAGGTCCTCGACGACCGAGGCGTCCCGCGCGATGTGAACTGGCTGACGATCGGCCCGAGCGGCCCGCACATATTCGGGCCGATAAGCCGCACCATGGCGCACCGCAGGGGCGGCGTCCCGTTCTCCGTCGACCTCGACCCGCGGTGGGCCAAGAAGTGCGTCGCGCAGGGCAGGTCCGAGGAGACCAGGAGATACCTGGAACACGTCCTGGACCAGGTCGAGTGGATCCTGCGCAGCCAGGACGTCGGCGTCGTCTTCACCACGCCGCCGCTCCTCGAGGCACTGGCCGACCACGAGGAGATGGCCGACCTCATCAACCGCAAGGTGCGCACCCTCATCTGGGGCGGCGCCTCGATGAGCGTCGATACCCGCGGCCTCCTCAGGGACGAGGTCTTCCCCGACGCCCAGTTGCTCGGCTTCTACGGCAGCACCATGGTCGGCGGTGGCATGTACGAGCGGGCCGGTCTTGCCGCCGACGCCCCGTCCACCTTCGACCCGCCGTACCCGTTCATCAGCATGCGCGTCGTGGACCCGGACACCGGGGAGCCGGTGCCGTACGGCGAACGCGGCCAGGTGGTCATGAACCACGTCAGCCGCGCCATGCTGATCCCCAACAACCTCGAGCGGGACACCGCGCTGCGGCTCCCGGGCGCCCCGGGCTTCGGTGGCGACGCGGTCGCCGACATCAGGCCGGTTCCGACGTTCGCCGGCACGGCCGTGGTCGAGGGGGTGTACTGA
- a CDS encoding aldehyde dehydrogenase family protein, with amino-acid sequence MSEAPELIHLDALGPNGPYRSQARETVHDVTGHPVAELTLVPRLYVRRALAALRRARPLPVAERTAALAEAGRLFGSATVNGLTAQEYEHAVSRVSGLPIAVVREATRAVATGLAGAYGFAGQARPRGSRDASYGTSNAVWIRRGDVLAVLAAGNHPGIHEQWAEALALGYRVAVRPSRREPLSAHRLVSALHAAGFGTDRVVLLPSDHGVADDLVTGADLAMVYGGDAVVDAYRASTTVLPHGPGRAKILVTADADVQRHLETIVASVGEQAGAACVNATAVFVEGDPEPVARAIAERLADLPSLAPESPAAVLPVRRVDAARDLEKFLYAEAADATAWLGGDTVVDELGDGSAVLRPAVFQLPHANAPQARIELPFPCVWVAPWGREDGVGPLRDTIVLTALTSDQELVARLLEEPTIRNLHVGDHPTHVLVPGLPHDGYLGDFLMRSKTYTHRPPVP; translated from the coding sequence GTGTCCGAGGCCCCGGAACTGATCCACCTCGACGCCCTCGGCCCGAACGGGCCCTACCGCTCGCAGGCCAGGGAGACCGTCCACGACGTCACCGGCCACCCGGTCGCGGAGCTGACCCTGGTGCCCCGGCTGTACGTACGGCGCGCCCTGGCGGCGTTGCGGCGGGCGCGGCCACTGCCGGTGGCCGAGCGGACGGCGGCGCTGGCCGAGGCCGGCCGGCTGTTCGGCTCCGCCACCGTCAACGGCCTGACCGCCCAGGAGTACGAGCACGCCGTCAGCCGGGTCAGCGGCCTGCCGATCGCGGTCGTACGCGAGGCGACCCGGGCCGTCGCGACGGGCCTGGCCGGCGCGTACGGCTTCGCCGGCCAGGCCAGGCCGCGCGGCAGCCGGGACGCGTCGTACGGCACCAGCAACGCGGTGTGGATCCGGCGGGGTGACGTGCTCGCCGTGCTGGCCGCCGGCAACCACCCCGGCATCCACGAGCAGTGGGCGGAGGCGCTGGCCCTCGGCTACCGCGTCGCCGTCCGCCCCTCGCGGCGCGAGCCGCTCAGCGCGCACCGGCTGGTCTCCGCGCTGCACGCGGCGGGGTTCGGTACGGACCGCGTCGTCCTGCTGCCCAGCGACCACGGCGTCGCCGACGACCTGGTCACCGGCGCCGACCTGGCCATGGTGTACGGCGGGGACGCGGTGGTGGACGCGTACCGCGCGAGCACGACCGTGCTGCCGCACGGGCCGGGCCGGGCCAAGATCCTCGTCACGGCGGACGCCGACGTCCAGCGCCACCTGGAGACGATCGTCGCCTCGGTCGGCGAACAGGCCGGCGCGGCCTGTGTGAACGCCACGGCCGTCTTCGTCGAGGGCGACCCGGAGCCGGTGGCGCGGGCCATCGCCGAGCGGCTGGCGGACCTGCCGTCCCTTGCGCCGGAGTCCCCGGCGGCCGTCCTGCCGGTGCGGCGGGTGGACGCGGCGCGCGACCTGGAGAAGTTCCTGTACGCCGAGGCCGCGGACGCCACGGCGTGGCTCGGCGGCGACACCGTGGTCGACGAACTCGGCGACGGCTCGGCGGTGCTGCGCCCGGCGGTGTTCCAACTGCCCCACGCGAACGCGCCGCAGGCCCGGATCGAGCTGCCGTTCCCGTGCGTGTGGGTCGCGCCGTGGGGCCGGGAGGACGGGGTGGGCCCGCTACGGGACACGATCGTGCTCACGGCCCTCACCTCCGACCAGGAGCTGGTCGCCCGCCTGCTGGAGGAGCCCACCATCCGCAACCTGCACGTCGGCGACCACCCGACGCACGTCCTGGTGCCGGGGCTGCCGCACGACGGCTACCTCGGCGACTTCCTGATGCGCAGCAAGACGTACACGCACCGGCCGCCGGTGCCGTAG
- a CDS encoding TerB family tellurite resistance protein, giving the protein MALWDRLKDSAQTMQTQLQAKKTELKSGAFRDASMAMCALVAAADGSVDPAERQRVAALIASNDVLQNFPADDLQRRFDEYVNQLTRDFAMGKVGVLQTIGKVQKKPVEARAVLQIGIVIGGADGDFDKTEQGMVREACFAVGIDPSEFDL; this is encoded by the coding sequence ATGGCCCTGTGGGACCGGTTGAAGGACTCCGCCCAGACGATGCAGACGCAGTTGCAGGCCAAGAAGACCGAGCTCAAGAGCGGGGCGTTCCGCGACGCCAGCATGGCGATGTGCGCGCTGGTGGCCGCGGCGGACGGTTCCGTCGACCCGGCCGAGCGGCAGCGCGTGGCGGCCCTGATCGCCTCGAACGACGTGTTGCAGAACTTCCCCGCCGACGACCTCCAGCGGCGCTTCGACGAGTACGTCAACCAGTTGACCCGCGACTTCGCGATGGGCAAGGTCGGCGTGTTGCAGACGATCGGCAAGGTGCAGAAGAAGCCGGTCGAGGCGCGTGCCGTGCTCCAGATCGGCATCGTCATCGGCGGTGCCGACGGCGACTTCGACAAGACGGAGCAGGGCATGGTCCGCGAGGCGTGCTTCGCGGTGGGCATCGACCCCTCGGAGTTCGACCTCTGA
- a CDS encoding rod shape-determining protein, with protein MSLSLEQLCRCSVAVDLGAARTRVYLKETGLIVNQPTVAAVNTRTGSLIAVGSLAERMTGRTPGHIRVVRPVSGGTVVDIDIAQRMLRFFVGDKVRRAWRRKPLLRAAVCVSHDADPLARRAAAETLAGLGARRVELVDTLIAAAVGCGLPVERPEATMIVVCGATTTHIAVLSMGAIVAAEKIPVGGDIIDRAVVEHLRTRHELLLPGQSGHPLHEVLRGADPAVGGAEVHGRDVTTGLAKSVHVDAADVRAIVRSPLTGVLDAMRAVLRRCPPDLVADLADRGVVLAGGSARLTGLDELLAQGTGMHTHVADRPDLCAVEGLGALLEGKVQPLPLGPLSR; from the coding sequence GTGAGCCTCAGCCTTGAGCAACTGTGCCGCTGTTCGGTGGCCGTCGATCTCGGCGCCGCCCGGACCCGGGTCTACCTCAAGGAGACCGGGCTCATCGTCAACCAGCCGACCGTCGCCGCGGTGAACACCCGCACCGGCTCGCTCATCGCCGTCGGCTCGCTGGCCGAGCGGATGACGGGCCGCACCCCCGGGCACATCCGCGTGGTGCGGCCGGTCAGCGGCGGCACCGTCGTCGACATCGACATCGCCCAGCGCATGCTGCGGTTCTTCGTCGGGGACAAGGTGCGCCGTGCCTGGCGGCGCAAGCCGCTGCTGCGGGCCGCCGTCTGCGTCTCGCACGACGCCGACCCGCTGGCCCGGCGCGCCGCGGCCGAGACGCTGGCCGGGCTCGGCGCGCGCCGGGTCGAGCTGGTGGACACGCTGATCGCCGCGGCCGTGGGGTGCGGGCTGCCGGTGGAGCGCCCCGAGGCCACGATGATCGTCGTCTGCGGCGCGACGACCACGCACATCGCGGTGCTGTCGATGGGCGCGATCGTGGCCGCGGAGAAGATCCCGGTGGGCGGCGACATCATCGACCGGGCCGTGGTCGAGCACCTGCGGACCCGCCACGAGCTGCTGCTGCCCGGCCAGAGCGGGCACCCGTTGCACGAGGTGCTGCGTGGTGCCGACCCGGCCGTCGGGGGCGCCGAGGTGCACGGCAGGGACGTGACCACCGGGCTCGCCAAGTCCGTCCACGTGGACGCCGCCGACGTACGGGCCATCGTGCGCTCGCCGCTCACCGGCGTACTGGACGCCATGCGGGCCGTGCTCAGGCGCTGCCCGCCCGACCTGGTGGCCGACCTCGCCGACCGGGGCGTGGTCCTCGCGGGCGGCAGTGCGCGCCTGACCGGCCTGGACGAACTGCTCGCCCAGGGCACCGGCATGCACACGCACGTCGCCGACCGGCCCGACCTGTGCGCCGTCGAGGGCCTGGGCGCCCTCCTGGAGGGCAAGGTCCAGCCGCTTCCGCTCGGGCCGCTGAGCCGCTGA
- a CDS encoding bifunctional 3'-5' exonuclease/DNA polymerase, translating into MRWAVAEADDGGVRLCPLDDAGRPSGPVHQARDLVSAVRERPEVTRWVWRSTAEVYGRLLAAGVRVERCYDVEVAETLLLGYAGQWGRQPRSLASAWARLRGLPVPEDPPVRTADTQPSLFEAGPPPLPPGTDPLEALLAVYADQVERTAAVERPERMRLLITAESAGMLVAAEMRRAGVPWRADVHRQVLAELLGERYAGGQEPRRLTELADEISRAFGSRVRPDLPADIVRAFARADIRIGSTRAWELREIDHPAVEPLLRYKKLYRLYTAHGWSWLQSWVRDGRFRPEYLPGGTVSGRWTTNGGGALQIPKVVRRAVIADPGWRLVVADAEQMEPRVLAAISRDRGLMEVAGGARDLYAALSDRAFAGDRAQAKLALLGAIYGQTSGDALKHLADLRRRFPAAVAYVDEAARAGEEGRLVRTWLGRTCPAASHGSDAGADEAGLPQAEESAPPEGAGTEGAAGSTGAYGVGARARARGRFTRNFVVQGSAADWALLMLAALRRELSTLQAELVFFQHDEVIVHCPQEEAAQVTEAIQAAADLAGTIAFGTTPVRFPLTPSVVTCYADAKE; encoded by the coding sequence ATGAGATGGGCGGTGGCAGAGGCGGACGACGGGGGTGTGCGCCTCTGCCCGCTCGATGACGCGGGCCGGCCGAGCGGGCCGGTCCACCAGGCGCGTGACCTGGTGTCCGCGGTGCGCGAGCGGCCCGAGGTGACGCGGTGGGTGTGGCGGTCCACCGCCGAGGTGTACGGCCGCCTGCTCGCCGCGGGCGTGCGGGTCGAGCGGTGTTACGACGTGGAGGTCGCCGAGACGCTGCTGCTCGGGTACGCGGGCCAGTGGGGGCGGCAGCCGCGTTCGCTGGCCTCGGCGTGGGCGCGGCTGCGCGGGCTGCCGGTGCCGGAGGACCCCCCGGTGCGTACGGCCGACACGCAGCCGTCGCTGTTCGAGGCGGGCCCGCCGCCGTTGCCGCCCGGCACCGACCCGCTGGAGGCGCTGCTCGCGGTCTACGCCGACCAGGTGGAGCGCACGGCGGCCGTCGAGCGGCCGGAGCGGATGCGGCTGCTCATCACGGCCGAGTCGGCCGGCATGCTCGTCGCCGCCGAGATGCGGCGGGCCGGCGTGCCCTGGCGGGCCGACGTTCACCGGCAGGTGCTGGCCGAGCTGCTGGGCGAGCGGTACGCGGGGGGCCAGGAGCCGCGGCGGCTGACCGAGCTGGCGGACGAGATCTCGCGCGCGTTCGGCAGCCGGGTGCGGCCCGACCTGCCCGCCGACATCGTCCGGGCGTTCGCGCGGGCCGACATACGGATCGGCTCGACGCGCGCGTGGGAGCTGCGGGAGATCGACCACCCGGCGGTGGAGCCGCTGTTGCGGTACAAGAAGCTCTACCGGCTCTACACCGCGCACGGCTGGTCCTGGCTCCAGTCCTGGGTACGCGACGGGCGGTTCAGGCCCGAGTACCTGCCGGGCGGCACGGTCTCCGGGCGCTGGACCACCAACGGCGGGGGCGCGCTCCAGATCCCCAAGGTGGTGCGGCGCGCGGTGATCGCCGACCCGGGGTGGCGGCTGGTGGTGGCCGACGCGGAGCAGATGGAGCCGCGCGTGCTCGCCGCCATCTCGCGGGACCGTGGGCTGATGGAGGTCGCGGGCGGCGCGCGCGACCTGTACGCGGCGCTGTCCGACCGGGCCTTCGCCGGCGACCGCGCGCAGGCCAAGCTGGCCCTGCTCGGCGCGATCTACGGGCAGACCTCGGGCGACGCCCTCAAACACCTCGCCGACCTGCGCCGCCGCTTCCCGGCCGCGGTCGCCTACGTGGACGAGGCGGCCCGCGCCGGCGAGGAGGGCCGCCTGGTGCGCACCTGGCTGGGGCGTACCTGCCCCGCCGCCTCGCACGGATCCGACGCCGGGGCGGACGAGGCGGGGCTGCCGCAGGCGGAGGAGAGCGCACCGCCGGAGGGCGCGGGGACCGAGGGGGCCGCGGGTTCCACGGGGGCGTACGGGGTCGGCGCGCGGGCGCGGGCCCGTGGGCGGTTCACGCGCAACTTCGTCGTGCAGGGCAGCGCGGCGGACTGGGCCCTGCTGATGCTCGCCGCGCTCCGACGCGAACTGTCCACGCTCCAGGCCGAGTTGGTGTTCTTCCAGCACGACGAGGTGATCGTGCACTGCCCACAGGAGGAGGCGGCCCAGGTCACCGAGGCCATCCAGGCCGCGGCCGACCTCGCGGGCACCATAGCCTTCGGCACCACCCCGGTCCGCTTCCCGCTGACCCCGTCCGTGGTGACGTGCTACGCGGACGCGAAGGAGTGA